A genome region from Lactobacillus sp. ESL0791 includes the following:
- the purR gene encoding pur operon repressor, which translates to MKRSERLVDMTKYLMGQPHVLIPLPFFAKRYGAAKSSISEDLTILKHTLASRQDGILETVAGAAGGVRYIPFWGKKHAEEFLTDLSSRLEDSNRILAGGFIYLSDILGNPNDLRKLGKLIATRYAYSNINVVMTIETKGISLAQAVAYYLNVPFVIARKRSKVTEGATVSVNYISSSIDRVSKMELPTRALKKDSNVLLVDDYMMAGGTLTGMQKLAKEFDSNIAGICVLCEADFDHVKLLDNYLSLIKISKIDTAKKIILARPGSFIAHTDFDRF; encoded by the coding sequence ATGAAACGTTCAGAAAGATTAGTCGATATGACCAAGTATTTAATGGGGCAGCCCCATGTCCTGATCCCGTTGCCGTTTTTTGCCAAACGTTACGGTGCGGCAAAATCATCTATTTCGGAGGATCTGACGATTTTAAAGCATACGCTTGCCAGCCGCCAGGATGGCATCTTGGAAACAGTTGCTGGTGCAGCCGGTGGTGTACGCTACATTCCGTTTTGGGGTAAAAAACACGCTGAGGAATTTTTGACGGATCTGTCATCTCGGCTTGAGGATTCTAATCGCATCTTGGCGGGCGGCTTTATTTATTTGTCGGATATTTTGGGCAATCCCAACGATTTGCGCAAGTTAGGAAAATTAATTGCCACCCGCTACGCTTACTCAAATATTAATGTGGTAATGACGATTGAAACAAAAGGGATTTCGCTAGCCCAAGCAGTTGCGTATTATTTAAATGTACCGTTCGTTATTGCCCGCAAACGTTCGAAAGTTACCGAAGGGGCGACGGTGTCTGTTAATTATATTTCGTCATCTATTGACCGCGTTTCCAAGATGGAGCTGCCGACACGGGCATTAAAGAAAGATTCAAATGTCTTACTTGTTGATGATTATATGATGGCCGGCGGTACCCTAACCGGGATGCAAAAATTAGCTAAAGAATTTGACAGCAATATTGCTGGAATTTGCGTTTTATGTGAAGCAGACTTTGATCACGTTAAATTACTTGACAATTATTTGTCGCTTATTAAGATTAGTAAAATTGATACTGCAAAGAAGATTATTTTGGCTCGTCCGGGCAGTTTTATCGCACATACCGATTTTGACCGTTTTTAA
- a CDS encoding TatD family hydrolase: MELIDNHTHLQDELFRGKEEFYLDRAQKLGVTRVICAGQDPEFNRRAIELSQRFANVSAMVGYCPDVAKDYDQKAEDQLIDQLETPGVVAIGEVGLDYYWDESPRQVQREIFARQIELAHELKMPVDIHTRDAFADCYQILKNSNLEYGAILHSFNGDVQWLNKFLDLNVYFSYSGVASFTKATEVHEAVRQTPLERLLVETDAPYLTPKPYRGRQNEPGYVYYVAQAISKLKGIPLEEVAKATYDNTVSVYGLS; encoded by the coding sequence ATGGAATTAATTGATAACCACACACACTTGCAGGATGAGCTTTTTCGCGGCAAGGAAGAGTTTTACTTGGATCGGGCGCAAAAGCTGGGCGTAACGCGAGTTATCTGCGCCGGTCAGGATCCAGAGTTTAATCGGCGGGCAATTGAACTGAGTCAACGGTTTGCTAATGTTTCCGCCATGGTGGGGTATTGTCCTGATGTGGCCAAAGATTACGATCAGAAGGCTGAAGACCAGTTAATTGACCAACTTGAGACACCGGGTGTTGTTGCCATTGGTGAAGTTGGTCTTGACTATTATTGGGATGAATCACCGCGGCAGGTGCAGCGGGAGATTTTTGCCAGGCAAATTGAGCTTGCCCATGAATTAAAAATGCCCGTTGATATTCATACGCGTGATGCTTTTGCTGACTGCTATCAGATCTTGAAAAATAGCAATTTGGAATACGGGGCGATTCTGCATAGTTTTAATGGTGACGTGCAGTGGCTGAATAAGTTTTTAGACTTAAATGTTTATTTCTCTTACTCAGGTGTGGCCTCGTTTACCAAGGCAACAGAAGTACATGAAGCGGTGCGGCAGACGCCGCTTGAGCGGCTGCTGGTTGAAACCGATGCGCCATATTTGACGCCCAAGCCTTATCGCGGCAGGCAAAATGAGCCGGGGTATGTTTATTATGTTGCCCAAGCAATCAGCAAATTGAAGGGGATACCTTTAGAAGAAGTTGCCAAGGCAACGTACGACAATACAGTGAGCGTTTATGGGCTTAGCTAA
- a CDS encoding Veg family protein: MPTSIITIKHKLDLHLGDPLTVVARAGRKKITRRRGILKGTFPAVFVVDLDQEQNNFKHVSYSYTDLLTKNISLKFDDDEAEA; this comes from the coding sequence GTGCCAACATCAATTATTACCATTAAGCATAAATTAGATTTACATTTGGGTGATCCTTTAACAGTAGTTGCGCGTGCAGGCCGCAAGAAGATCACGAGACGCCGGGGAATTCTGAAAGGTACCTTTCCTGCGGTATTTGTTGTTGATTTGGATCAAGAACAAAACAACTTTAAACATGTTTCATATAGCTACACAGATTTGCTGACTAAAAATATCAGTTTAAAGTTTGATGATGATGAAGCTGAAGCCTAA
- the metG gene encoding methionine--tRNA ligase — translation MADKKTFYITTPIYYPSGRLTIGNAYTTIAADTMARYKRSQGYDTFFLTGTDEHGLKIEQKAEKQGIKPQEFVDKMVVTYKKLWKSLDISYDKFIRTTDKEHVKGVQQIFEQLLKQGDIYLGEYTGWYSVEDEEYFTESQLAEVYKDDAGNVIGGKAPSGHEVQLVKEPSYFFKMSKYADRLQQYYKAHPDFILPHSREKEMVNNFLKPGLEDLSVTRTTVSWGIPVPSDPKHVVYVWIDALSNYITALGYGSDDDSLFKKYWPADVHLVGKEIVRFHTIYWPIMLMALGLPLPKHVIGHGWVLMKDGKMSKSKGNAVYPESIINRYGVDALRYYLMKALPFGSDGIFTPEDFVERVNYDLANDLGNLLNRTVSMINQYQDGHVAPVAGEQDELGQDLQKAAAETIKDYREQMDKLYFSNAIDSIWKFISRANKYIDETTPWTLNKEGKTADLSRVLSNLAESLRLVALLIAPIMTRTPVEMYKQLGLDWNNEAQKKLAFGDCAWDVKVTTNPTPIYPRLEPEEEIKYIKEEMAKAKPKKESRSQKEQNDEITIDDFAKVKIQVGKILSVEPVQGSSKLLKFQLDFGNGDERQILSGIRKYYPNASELLDRKVLAVTNLKPRKMVGQMSQGMLLSSEKNGKVKLALVGDEHEVGAELS, via the coding sequence ATGGCTGATAAAAAAACTTTTTACATTACAACCCCGATCTATTATCCGTCCGGTCGTTTAACGATCGGTAATGCGTACACAACAATTGCTGCCGATACCATGGCGCGTTACAAACGCAGTCAGGGCTATGACACGTTCTTTTTAACGGGAACTGATGAACACGGCTTAAAAATTGAGCAAAAGGCTGAGAAGCAAGGCATTAAACCGCAAGAATTTGTTGATAAGATGGTTGTCACTTACAAGAAGCTGTGGAAAAGCCTGGATATTTCCTATGATAAGTTTATTCGAACTACCGATAAGGAACACGTCAAGGGTGTTCAGCAAATTTTTGAGCAACTATTAAAGCAGGGCGATATTTATCTAGGTGAATACACCGGCTGGTATTCAGTTGAAGATGAGGAATACTTCACTGAATCACAGTTGGCTGAAGTTTATAAAGATGATGCCGGTAATGTTATTGGCGGTAAAGCTCCGTCCGGACATGAAGTTCAGCTGGTTAAGGAACCGTCTTACTTCTTTAAGATGAGCAAGTATGCCGACCGCCTGCAGCAGTATTACAAGGCTCATCCGGACTTTATCCTGCCGCATTCACGTGAAAAAGAAATGGTCAACAACTTTTTGAAACCGGGTCTTGAAGATTTGTCGGTAACTCGGACGACCGTTTCTTGGGGAATTCCGGTGCCAAGTGATCCAAAGCACGTCGTTTATGTTTGGATTGATGCCTTGTCCAACTATATTACGGCTCTTGGTTACGGTTCAGATGATGACTCATTATTTAAAAAATATTGGCCGGCCGATGTCCACTTGGTGGGTAAAGAAATTGTCCGTTTCCACACGATTTATTGGCCAATTATGTTGATGGCGCTGGGCTTGCCGCTACCAAAGCATGTTATTGGCCATGGATGGGTTTTGATGAAGGACGGCAAGATGTCCAAGTCCAAGGGTAATGCCGTTTATCCCGAATCAATTATTAACCGTTACGGTGTTGATGCTTTGCGCTACTATTTAATGAAAGCATTGCCGTTTGGTTCGGACGGGATTTTTACCCCAGAAGATTTTGTTGAACGGGTGAACTATGATTTGGCCAATGATTTGGGCAACTTGCTGAATAGAACAGTTTCCATGATTAACCAGTACCAAGACGGTCACGTTGCTCCGGTTGCCGGAGAGCAGGATGAATTGGGCCAAGACCTGCAGAAAGCTGCTGCTGAAACGATCAAGGATTATCGGGAACAGATGGATAAACTGTATTTTTCGAATGCAATTGACAGCATCTGGAAGTTCATCAGCCGCGCTAACAAGTATATTGATGAAACGACCCCGTGGACTTTAAATAAGGAAGGCAAAACCGCTGATTTATCACGGGTACTATCAAATTTGGCTGAAAGCCTGCGGCTGGTTGCATTGTTGATTGCACCAATCATGACCAGGACACCAGTGGAAATGTATAAACAGCTTGGTCTTGATTGGAACAATGAGGCACAAAAGAAGCTGGCATTTGGTGATTGTGCTTGGGACGTAAAGGTAACTACAAACCCAACCCCGATCTATCCACGCCTAGAGCCAGAAGAAGAGATCAAGTACATTAAAGAAGAGATGGCCAAGGCTAAGCCAAAGAAAGAAAGCAGAAGCCAAAAAGAGCAAAACGATGAAATTACAATTGACGATTTTGCTAAGGTTAAGATTCAAGTTGGGAAAATTTTGTCGGTTGAGCCGGTTCAGGGTTCCAGCAAACTGCTGAAGTTTCAGCTTGATTTTGGTAACGGTGACGAACGGCAGATTCTGAGCGGAATTCGGAAGTATTATCCGAATGCCAGTGAACTGCTTGACCGTAAAGTTTTGGCTGTAACGAACCTGAAGCCGCGTAAGATGGTTGGCCAGATGAGCCAAGGCATGCTCTTATCCAGTGAGAAGAATGGCAAGGTTAAGTTGGCTTTGGTCGGTGATGAACACGAAGTCGGAGCCGAATTAAGTTAA
- a CDS encoding phospholipase D family protein — translation MTEIKTTNVLYENQPVTWSIRQIFDKEKYDTLVGVTYSVSPKFVNQYLESFKQVTLVVGIPEGSIQAATNEELIKATVKYANKQTVKKESLKFFGNLRAPVKQEILDRKFVMKVPQPGYSIHSKFYLLENSQTGQTRVIVGSANLSNQAFDNNFNQFEEVLLYDNSPLYEVMEKHYKQDLAPILTDYLPQELFKIVKKKKKDLQDLQPEDQLVSATIFDDQDVTQIQQAEVAATVDNLKNGVSLGILPENTGEVVNQIQDEKSPTSSEYQRKHEDQNAEKLSYELASDFVTSRNNKHLIAAQPTVKKRVVKRLQVKRIEKVADTVAERPSLVFDESTIDLLAKKSGLFVQDTVNKKKLIPFGKYATTEQIRRSLATINHLLKNYEQFTIKYDSDYGARVYEAILYAFTAPFISVIRHHAGSEEEQKDVPQFLFIGGTANSGKSSLLRIISRMTAIHQNVTDFMDYSTILPEGTHNKKSQTVQQLSNWLQESNVYPLLVDEIPGEFFSKSSYGENLVVNTTNTVDSQQENYPAFIGTTNSDGYTLPERARRRSYYLKNDKVFDDKYKQESVIAYNQILAEIDNTLFKDFVLRFADRIEDENQQWEYYENGGKIDFLHITRDIFASYYEMVDEALPIFFPEHRYDDSQESSQEKWRKLYLGSSNEYFKYNKETDTLIFKISTLDENTSRFGDNRPSKVYRDALSPKVVNGNPEGVDVELDAPAFFEWINVKNPYISRNPFKKFFGNSK, via the coding sequence ATGACAGAAATCAAGACAACCAATGTTTTGTATGAAAATCAGCCGGTCACGTGGTCGATTCGCCAAATTTTCGATAAAGAAAAATATGATACTTTAGTTGGCGTGACGTATTCTGTGTCACCGAAATTTGTTAACCAATATTTGGAAAGCTTCAAGCAAGTTACCTTGGTTGTGGGGATTCCGGAAGGCTCAATTCAGGCAGCAACTAACGAGGAGCTGATCAAGGCAACGGTTAAGTATGCCAACAAGCAGACCGTGAAAAAAGAATCGTTGAAATTCTTTGGCAATTTGCGTGCACCGGTAAAACAGGAAATTCTGGATCGTAAATTTGTGATGAAGGTTCCGCAGCCGGGATATTCGATTCATTCGAAGTTTTATTTGCTGGAAAATAGTCAAACTGGGCAAACGCGGGTGATTGTTGGATCAGCTAACTTGTCTAATCAGGCTTTTGATAATAACTTTAATCAATTCGAAGAAGTACTGCTCTATGATAATAGCCCTTTGTATGAGGTGATGGAAAAGCATTATAAGCAGGACTTAGCCCCGATATTAACGGATTATCTGCCGCAGGAACTGTTTAAGATTGTTAAGAAAAAGAAAAAAGATCTGCAGGATCTGCAGCCAGAGGATCAGCTTGTTTCGGCCACAATTTTTGATGACCAAGATGTAACGCAAATTCAGCAGGCTGAGGTTGCCGCTACTGTTGATAATTTGAAAAACGGTGTTTCACTGGGAATCTTGCCGGAAAATACCGGTGAAGTGGTCAATCAGATTCAGGATGAAAAATCGCCGACCAGCAGTGAATACCAAAGAAAACATGAAGACCAGAATGCTGAAAAATTGTCATATGAACTGGCCAGTGATTTTGTCACCAGTCGTAATAACAAGCATCTAATTGCAGCACAGCCGACTGTGAAGAAACGTGTGGTTAAACGTCTGCAGGTCAAGCGGATAGAAAAGGTGGCTGATACGGTAGCTGAACGGCCATCACTAGTTTTTGACGAATCCACAATTGATCTGTTAGCCAAGAAATCGGGTTTATTTGTTCAGGATACGGTTAATAAAAAGAAGTTAATTCCGTTTGGCAAGTATGCGACAACAGAACAAATTAGACGCTCTTTGGCCACAATTAACCACTTGTTGAAAAACTATGAGCAGTTTACGATTAAATATGATAGTGACTATGGTGCCCGTGTTTATGAGGCGATTTTATATGCCTTCACTGCTCCGTTTATTTCGGTTATTCGTCACCACGCTGGCTCCGAGGAAGAGCAGAAGGATGTTCCGCAGTTTTTGTTTATCGGTGGAACGGCGAATTCAGGCAAGTCGAGTTTGCTGCGGATTATTTCGCGGATGACCGCAATTCACCAAAATGTGACAGACTTTATGGATTATTCGACCATTCTGCCTGAGGGAACGCATAACAAAAAATCGCAGACTGTGCAGCAGCTATCAAACTGGCTGCAGGAATCAAATGTTTATCCTTTATTAGTCGATGAAATTCCGGGCGAATTTTTCAGTAAATCCAGTTATGGAGAAAATCTGGTCGTTAATACCACGAATACAGTTGATAGTCAGCAGGAAAATTATCCCGCCTTTATTGGAACGACCAACAGTGACGGTTATACGCTGCCGGAAAGGGCCCGCCGGCGCAGCTATTACCTGAAAAATGATAAGGTTTTTGATGATAAATATAAACAAGAATCGGTGATTGCTTATAATCAGATTTTGGCAGAGATTGACAACACCTTGTTTAAGGATTTTGTTTTGCGCTTTGCCGACAGGATTGAGGATGAAAACCAACAGTGGGAATACTATGAAAATGGTGGAAAGATTGATTTCCTGCATATCACGCGGGACATTTTTGCCAGCTATTATGAGATGGTTGATGAGGCACTCCCGATTTTCTTCCCTGAGCACCGTTATGATGATTCACAGGAATCAAGCCAGGAAAAGTGGCGTAAGCTCTATCTTGGTTCAAGCAATGAGTATTTCAAGTACAACAAGGAAACGGATACGCTGATTTTTAAGATTTCTACCTTGGATGAAAATACAAGCCGCTTTGGTGATAATCGGCCGTCCAAGGTTTACCGGGATGCCTTGTCGCCTAAAGTAGTGAACGGCAATCCGGAGGGAGTTGATGTTGAGCTGGATGCACCGGCATTCTTTGAATGGATCAACGTTAAGAATCCGTATATCAGCAGGAATCCGTTTAAAAAATTCTTTGGCAACAGTAAATAA
- a CDS encoding matrixin family metalloprotease, translated as MKKFKLKLLIIFSSLVFLTTAIGGIWQETTATTAAAVRVHAKRHSHKVKRSRHHHKRSKKRKNRHVKKSNSPKSFGLNGDTNSSQSGADILSPPEPLNYAFVSGTSNDAPAQSSLSSAADFLPNSESSSQPALATSSSSGNGMDSAGFAVANGNSKYAAENVASVSTFNSGIKNKYSLEPGRYKSLDISYDMSGVSLAHQALYQEVIDKVNDLGLVRLHENSGSKYADIIIAEKNGKNDPSVPKKEVGISRQTWSSVPNNKNLQALYTANDYLNQNDTEAAAAPKIIIYADKIISNFDADGLLQRVFAHELGHALGLAHLPSSIGSRIMSPSVSPSYEDHGFKLDDDYIRSLSVLYKN; from the coding sequence ATGAAGAAGTTTAAGCTGAAATTGTTAATTATTTTTAGCTCCTTGGTGTTTTTGACAACTGCAATTGGCGGCATTTGGCAGGAAACAACCGCGACAACTGCAGCGGCGGTCAGGGTTCATGCTAAGAGACATTCGCATAAAGTAAAAAGATCGAGGCACCATCATAAAAGAAGTAAAAAGCGTAAGAATAGGCACGTTAAAAAGTCAAATTCACCAAAATCTTTCGGCTTGAATGGCGATACCAATAGTTCGCAGTCTGGAGCAGATATTTTATCACCCCCAGAACCGCTTAACTATGCTTTTGTAAGTGGCACATCTAATGATGCACCAGCACAATCATCGCTTTCATCTGCAGCAGATTTCCTGCCAAATAGCGAAAGCTCTTCACAACCCGCACTAGCAACAAGTTCATCAAGTGGTAACGGCATGGACTCTGCCGGCTTTGCAGTTGCTAATGGAAATTCAAAATATGCGGCTGAAAATGTTGCGTCGGTTTCTACTTTTAATAGTGGGATAAAGAATAAGTATTCATTAGAGCCTGGCCGCTATAAGTCGTTAGACATTAGTTATGATATGAGTGGTGTTTCACTGGCTCACCAAGCTTTATATCAAGAAGTAATTGATAAGGTGAATGATCTTGGGTTGGTGCGTTTGCATGAAAATTCAGGTTCCAAGTATGCCGACATTATTATTGCGGAAAAAAATGGGAAAAATGATCCAAGTGTTCCTAAAAAAGAAGTTGGGATAAGCCGCCAAACTTGGTCGTCTGTCCCCAATAATAAAAATCTGCAGGCACTTTATACAGCCAACGACTATTTGAATCAAAATGATACGGAGGCTGCCGCTGCACCGAAGATTATTATTTATGCCGATAAAATCATCAGCAATTTTGATGCTGACGGACTTTTACAAAGGGTATTTGCACATGAACTGGGGCATGCACTCGGGTTGGCCCATCTTCCAAGCAGCATAGGTTCACGAATTATGTCCCCGTCTGTTTCACCCAGCTATGAGGATCATGGTTTTAAACTTGATGATGATTATATTCGTTCGCTGTCTGTTCTTTATAAAAATTAA
- a CDS encoding oligopeptide ABC transporter substrate-binding protein produces MKKIKIIGSTMTVGMAAMALAACGNNKKAADDNAAKTASKFPIAMPKKEIKQGGTLKFAYETDTPFAGIFSGELSMSQIDSDVSVFGSESLFGTTDSYKINDSGPATLRLNVKQKTATIEVKQGVKWSDGKQVVAKDLEFPYEIIANKATASERYTNSLADIVGLSEYHSGKAKTISGIEMPDGENGRKIVIHFKEMKPGMTQSGNGYYWELAEPYHYLKNVPFAKLKSSDQIRKAPIFFGPFKIGKIVRGQSITWVPNKYYWRGKPKLDKIVLSVISPNTASQSIKSHKFDVADVVPVQWDQVKGTKNVTFVGKIPLTYHYLGIRVGKWDAKQGRNVMDPNSKMGNKALRQAIGYAMNVDEVDKHYTKGLSFRVPTLIPAQFGSYFDKSLTGYTYNLKKANEILDKAGYKKKGKWRVQPNGKPLTITIAAMSGDATREPIIQNYLQQWHKIGLNVKLLGGRLTEFNSFYQKIQSDDPKIDMFIAGWALSSEPSPNDLYGEKAPSNYSRFVNAKNNRLLEEIDSSKAFNHKYRVEKFHEWQKNMLDEAYVIPVDNSYQVTAVNDQISGYSKRPSWTGWYNVGFIK; encoded by the coding sequence TTGAAGAAAATAAAAATTATTGGGTCAACAATGACAGTTGGCATGGCAGCAATGGCCTTGGCGGCCTGTGGAAATAATAAAAAGGCAGCCGATGATAATGCGGCCAAAACTGCAAGTAAATTTCCAATTGCAATGCCTAAAAAGGAAATCAAACAGGGCGGTACTCTTAAATTTGCTTACGAAACAGACACACCGTTTGCCGGAATTTTTTCGGGTGAATTATCAATGAGTCAGATTGATAGTGACGTTAGTGTGTTTGGATCGGAAAGTCTGTTTGGGACAACCGACAGCTATAAAATTAACGACAGCGGTCCGGCAACATTGCGTCTGAATGTTAAGCAAAAGACGGCAACGATTGAGGTCAAGCAAGGGGTAAAATGGTCCGATGGTAAGCAGGTAGTTGCCAAGGATTTGGAGTTTCCTTACGAAATTATTGCTAATAAAGCAACTGCTAGTGAGCGTTATACCAATAGTTTGGCCGACATTGTTGGACTATCTGAATATCATTCTGGCAAGGCGAAGACGATTTCTGGGATTGAGATGCCGGACGGGGAAAATGGTCGCAAGATCGTGATTCATTTTAAAGAAATGAAACCCGGCATGACCCAATCCGGCAATGGTTATTACTGGGAATTGGCTGAGCCATACCACTATTTGAAAAATGTTCCGTTTGCTAAGCTGAAGTCTTCAGACCAGATTCGTAAAGCCCCGATTTTCTTTGGCCCGTTTAAGATTGGTAAGATTGTCCGGGGGCAATCGATCACCTGGGTACCGAATAAATACTATTGGCGTGGCAAACCAAAACTTGATAAGATTGTTCTTTCGGTTATTTCGCCAAATACTGCTTCGCAGTCAATTAAGAGTCATAAATTCGATGTTGCAGATGTTGTTCCTGTTCAGTGGGATCAGGTCAAAGGCACGAAAAATGTGACTTTTGTTGGTAAAATTCCGTTAACTTATCACTATTTAGGCATAAGAGTTGGTAAGTGGGATGCCAAGCAAGGCCGTAATGTGATGGACCCGAATAGTAAGATGGGCAATAAGGCATTGCGACAGGCGATCGGTTATGCGATGAACGTCGATGAGGTTGATAAGCATTATACCAAGGGCTTAAGTTTCCGAGTGCCAACTTTGATTCCGGCTCAGTTTGGTTCATATTTTGATAAGAGTCTTACCGGGTACACCTACAATTTAAAGAAGGCCAACGAAATTTTGGATAAGGCTGGCTATAAGAAGAAGGGTAAGTGGCGCGTCCAGCCAAATGGCAAGCCGCTAACTATTACGATCGCTGCCATGAGCGGTGACGCCACAAGAGAGCCGATTATTCAAAATTATCTGCAGCAATGGCATAAAATTGGTTTAAATGTTAAACTGTTAGGTGGTCGTTTGACAGAATTTAATTCGTTTTACCAAAAGATTCAGTCAGATGATCCGAAAATTGATATGTTTATCGCTGGTTGGGCATTGTCGAGCGAACCATCGCCGAATGATCTGTACGGTGAAAAGGCCCCATCAAACTATTCACGGTTTGTTAATGCGAAAAATAATCGTCTTTTAGAGGAGATTGATTCGTCTAAGGCCTTTAACCATAAATATCGGGTTGAAAAATTCCATGAATGGCAGAAAAATATGCTTGATGAGGCTTATGTAATTCCTGTTGATAATTCATATCAGGTAACTGCAGTTAACGATCAAATCAGTGGCTACTCTAAGCGGCCATCGTGGACCGGCTGGTATAATGTTGGTTTTATTAAGTAG
- the rnmV gene encoding ribonuclease M5 yields the protein MGLAKKKFNAVVVVEGKDDTIRLKQFFPGIETIETNGSDVPKTVLTELRQLAQTRAIIIFTDPDLNGERIRRIVSKAVPSAKQAFITRKEGEPQKRGNSLGVEHASKAALSRALSDLHEVTDTPTDLTKENYLSLGLGAGHNARKLREQVGIILNIGYGNSKQFFQRLKTFGITFSKLQAVVKEAKNE from the coding sequence ATGGGCTTAGCTAAGAAAAAATTTAACGCCGTCGTTGTCGTTGAGGGAAAGGATGACACGATTCGGCTGAAGCAATTTTTCCCAGGAATTGAAACGATTGAAACCAATGGCTCCGATGTGCCCAAAACGGTTTTGACGGAATTACGGCAACTGGCGCAAACACGCGCGATTATTATTTTTACGGATCCCGATTTAAACGGTGAACGAATTCGCCGCATTGTCTCAAAGGCCGTGCCATCGGCTAAACAGGCTTTTATCACGCGTAAGGAAGGTGAGCCGCAAAAGCGGGGCAATTCCTTGGGTGTTGAACACGCATCTAAAGCTGCTTTAAGCCGGGCCTTGAGTGATTTACATGAAGTTACAGACACGCCAACCGATTTGACTAAGGAAAATTATCTTAGTTTAGGGCTGGGTGCAGGTCATAATGCGCGTAAACTGCGGGAACAGGTTGGCATAATCTTAAATATTGGATACGGCAACTCCAAACAATTTTTCCAGCGTTTGAAAACTTTCGGTATTACATTTAGCAAGTTACAGGCTGTCGTGAAGGAGGCAAAAAATGAATAG
- the rsmA gene encoding 16S rRNA (adenine(1518)-N(6)/adenine(1519)-N(6))-dimethyltransferase RsmA, producing MNSTIPIGSPVRTQAIINQYFVRAKKALGQNFLVDLDAILGIVRAADIHEGDQVIEVGPGIGSLTEQLLLAGAKVFAYEVDDSLADILEQELPSKVNGQPIKQRFELMMKDILKADFKSDLDGFFDLTKPIKVVANLPYYITTPIIFFLNESSLKFTSLTLMMQKEVAERLGAAPGSKAYGPLSIAVQIEMNVKVALTVESSSFIPRPHVDSDVVVLTPLVNKPDVGDTKHFDWVVKMCFAQRRKTLNNNLKSLVPDAAKRAALITSLGVDPRIRPERLTIAQFIQIAQSVPVKHD from the coding sequence ATGAATAGCACGATTCCTATTGGCTCTCCGGTTAGAACGCAGGCCATTATTAACCAGTATTTTGTGCGAGCAAAAAAGGCTCTGGGCCAAAACTTTTTAGTTGATTTGGATGCCATCTTAGGCATTGTTCGGGCGGCTGATATCCATGAAGGCGATCAAGTGATTGAGGTTGGCCCGGGGATCGGCTCTTTGACGGAACAACTGCTGCTTGCCGGAGCGAAAGTGTTTGCCTATGAAGTAGACGACAGTTTGGCAGATATTCTGGAACAGGAGCTGCCGAGTAAGGTTAATGGGCAGCCGATTAAGCAGCGGTTTGAGCTGATGATGAAAGATATTTTAAAGGCTGACTTTAAAAGTGACCTAGATGGTTTTTTCGATTTGACGAAACCGATCAAGGTTGTGGCTAATTTACCGTATTACATTACCACCCCAATTATTTTCTTTTTGAATGAGTCCAGTCTGAAATTTACCAGCTTGACTTTAATGATGCAAAAAGAAGTGGCAGAGCGGCTGGGGGCAGCTCCGGGAAGCAAAGCCTACGGTCCCTTGTCGATTGCTGTTCAAATTGAGATGAATGTTAAGGTGGCGTTGACGGTTGAGAGCTCATCCTTTATTCCGCGTCCGCATGTTGATTCTGATGTGGTGGTTTTGACACCGCTAGTGAATAAGCCGGATGTTGGGGATACCAAGCATTTTGACTGGGTGGTTAAGATGTGTTTTGCCCAGAGGCGGAAAACGCTGAATAATAACTTAAAAAGTTTGGTTCCCGATGCTGCTAAAAGGGCGGCACTGATTACCAGTTTGGGTGTGGATCCGCGAATTCGGCCGGAGCGACTGACAATCGCTCAGTTTATCCAAATAGCCCAAAGTGTGCCGGTAAAGCATGATTAG